The nucleotide sequence ATTGGTGTatcaattgttttatttttaaaaggtGAAGTTTTTAAGATACTGTAGGTTGCAGGCACTTCCAATGATTCAATTTTCACTTTTTTCGgtcttatttttctatattttgatTGAATTTGCTGTGCATATGAATCAACATCATGATGCATTGCATTTCCTACCTCTATACTTTTTACTACATTATCACCATTATCATTTAATTCCATAGAATCACGATCCAACACTGGATCTGCAGTCGTTTCTTCCAAAACTTCTAAATATTCACTATAATCTTCATCATTACGATCTTCTAATTGTTCTAAAAGACCTTCAGAACTAATTCCACCTGCATTTATATCCTGAATATAGTCTTCAGTTAATTCTATACTTTGAGGTTGATAATCCGATTCATACCTAAATAAACACTTTTGTTGATATTTAATCATTCTGCTTGAGTATTAAATAAAGTTAAAcagtataaaattaataaaaaataaataaaaaattaataaaaaattaataaaaatagaatatatatCACGTAAgcttagtaaaattattattatatagaaaatcATTAAGAATTTACATATTATTCTTACGGAAACTTTAAGAAACTAAGATGATCTTCAAAAATCCATTTTTTCCTACGAACTCCTTTTTCAGTTCTATTCTTATATTTAAGTATACGgcaataagtatcccttaaatttttccatcttaATCTCACCCAGGTGGCTAAAAACATattaattatatctatatacatatcaCTTTATAAtagtgaatttaaaaattctaatttataaatgtaaataaacgtAGGCTCAAAaaactttaattacaagaaacaaaaaatattacagatgtataaattcatattttttcatagatatcaaaataaatattgtataaaataaaataaaacgttttaacgcaatGAATAACCACATATTCCATTAAATGTTATATTATCTTTTAAATACTGCAGTAATATTCATTTAGacataaatttgaaattaatactGGTTATTATACATACTTCTACTAatgtttttgtaaataaatattatttaaatttcgttTTATTACTTAAACTTTCACAGTATTTACACAATAAGATTAATAAAACgaaattaatatgtatacaattttccaaactatgtagaaaaattaaagaaaacatTTTGGCAGTAGAAATATTGTATAGCGATGATATATTAACGAACATACAAAATTATccgaaaacagtgaaagaagaaaaggagttCGTACGATCAAGACCAAGTTCATCCGAAATCCTCTTCCAAACCTTCTGCCGAAATTCCTGAAGTTTAATAGAACCTTTCACTTCAGCACTATATAAAACTGGATGTTGTTTTATCGCTTCAATGATCTTCAGCGAAATTTTATGCGAATCAGGCGGCATCGTCGGCACCATTTCGTCCGTTGAAAATCGTTCGAAGAAGTAAACAATGTCAATATTGGAAACTCGATCCTATGTTCTTAATTTGATGACTAAATCAAATCTTTATATTGGATGAAAATTTCAAGCTTTATTCGTAATATAAATActggaaatttatttaatagttaaATAAGATTAAATTAAtggttacatttatttttactgtTAATTCGTGAATTAAGTAAACAAGGTAcatgaaagaaaataaattatataaaattgtgCTTTAATATTACGATCAAATTTTTTAGTGAAACTGAAACGATTTACTTATTTGAGAAAATTGAAGGTTGGATTCTTTGGTTAATTCGAATTTTAAAGATTTTTGCTACAAATATTGCTGCTTAAAGCAAATTATAAGTCTTGAGTTCATCGCACAACTATgcgattgaaagtttctttaaTTGTTGAAAAGGCTAAGGTCCTTGTCGCGTCTTAAAAATTAGTCGTTAAGTATGCTGAAAAATAAAGAACCCGTAACGTAAATAAAACGACAATCGCCATTCTTTGTGATTAACTAGACTTCCGTCGCGCTGTTTAACCGGAAGCATcctatttgtaatatttttctattttagattacatatattatttgaattttactataatcatttTAGCTTTCTTACGCTATAAAATAACATTTCTTTTCGATATGCTTACTATACtttaatacataaaaaattcatatgctgataataatatctaatatttaataaatttgaaataaatatatgcTAATGTAAATCACAATATAATAGTGAAACAAAATGCGAAaaacaataaatgaaaaataaaagaagaattatATTAACATTGCTTGTACTTTTCTTATGATtcaacaaattttatatttttttctacacATAACCCTtttataaagattattattaccataattttgtaatataataataatcattaaaaataattagtaaCAGGGCAATTTGTGATCATTACGATTTTTATAATCCCATAATACTATCTGTAGTTCAGTTGCATCATATAGTTCATGACTAAGGAACAGGTAGTCCTCGAATTGGTtaagtaattttaaaataaacagaACAATACCAATATCTAAGTGAATTAATATCGAATCTAAATAGGAATGGCCCAACTACCATCACCTTTCATTAGTCATACTAGAAAAGTATGTAGTCTTTATAAACGCGCTTTACGTGCGTTAGAAGATCAGAATATTAAAAGACACGAATTTAggtaaaaatatgtttaaattAAATCTAGTAGTATAAAAAGccattattttttatatcaaatattatttattaccaaTTAGTGTCAAAATATTAATGAAGAAACATAAATTTTGATCGTACTGCTATCATAGTTTTTCAGGATATCATACATTGTGTACATAGTTTCACTTgtcttattatataattttgttatgaattttattactattattatttatataaaattgatgaTAATATGAAATAAGCTGTTACTTCTAATAGACCTACTTTTGAAGATTCAATAAATTTATGTTTTGAactatttttaacattttataattatttacttttattatataaagATGTAACTGTTCATTTTAAGTTTTAATACTTGAGTTTTGAATAAATAttcattattatatattcttttgatttagatataACGCAGTTTTATTAAGACAACGTTTTGATAAGAATCGGAATATACCAGATGCTCGCATAGCTAAAAAGCTACTATTAGAAGGTGAAGAAGAATTATTTCAGAATATGCATCCTGATCCATCAAAATTTCCTAATAGCCCAGGTGGTATATGCCATGGACGTTTTGTAATACCACCAGATTCTGTAATGGATTTTTGGGATCCAATTGAAAAAGCTAGATATCCAAAATATTTTGCAGAAAGAGAGAAACTTAAGGTggaatatgaaaaattatataagaAATTATATGTCGATACTCCTGCAGAAACTGAAAAAGCAAAAACAAATAAGTAGTTCAAGTAAAACACATTGTTTATGTAGTtataataattagaataaagtatattgatatttatataaGCGTAATActtaattattacatatattgaAAATAAGATAATTCCTCTCGGTGTAGGACCATTCATGTAGTCTGTCTTTGCAGCGCAATTTTGCGTTCTTTGTTTACGGACAAGTCTATAGCACAAAGAACGCAATATTGCGCGACAAGAACAGATGATATTGCCATCTACCATTACCATAATTTGTTTAACAAAATCTATTTATTaatggaatttaaaaaattatgcaGTAATCTttacaattgaaattaattctaTAGCGACTAAGACACTTAAGTATCTGTATTATGTACAACACATGTGTGCGTGTGTATTAACAAATTTAACATAATGCTGACATGAATAACGTACCATTCATACTTATTTTGGCAATATAATTATCCTACATGTGTTTGTTTAGAACTagtgtaaataataaaatcgcaATTTATGCAATATTTAAGGAATTAATAATTCATAGCATTTGTTATAATGTAGATGATATTCTAGATCTTAAATATAATTACATAGAAGGTAATATATTGaattatataatgaataatcATTAGAACTAGCTACAACTAATTTTATCGACATGGTGAAttaaaagtaatcttatttGACGTTAAAATCTCCTTCATTCATAGCATTTGTTATAATGTAGATGATATTCTAGATCTTAAATATAATTACATAGAAGGTAATATATTGaattatataatgaataatcATTAGAACTAGCTACAACTAATTTTATCGACATGGTGAAttaaaagtaatcttatttGACGTTAAAATCTCCTTCACTTGTCTAAATTATTGCAAAATGGTTTTGAATATGATCGGGCGGAAACAGTTGGAAAAGCGTGGAGATGCGTGAAAACGGGCGCAAAAATTTTAGATCGAAACAAGATACTTCTTTGACGTAAGACACAAAATTGCATATTATGTCAGGTAAATAGACaatgtataatgtatttaatcaaatagttaatatatgtatttagtcAATGGCCATATCACAGACGAGTATGTAAGATAGACTTTGCATccttatatattattttcattgtaGTATAATAAGTAGTTTAACAATTTCCTCATAGAGAGCGCAGCTGTGTTTAAATATAGATTTGCCGATCTAGTGTATATGTACTTcattttgtaatttgtaatgaaatacgatgtatatatacatacttttaGTTGCTATGTGAATGTTTAttaaaatgttgtaaattacacgatatatatatatatatatatatatatatatatgccatTATATATTATCGATTCCAATAAATGTTAATTctcatttatcatttttattttgtttcttaaaAAATGGTTGATTTGGAGGTGTATAAAAAACAGTTGAAAAAGATTCGTCAATTTGCACGCGAAAATGATATTACGGAAAATGAAATCAATAAAGCTTTACAAAATTCCTTTCGTACTcttgagaagaaaaagaagaaagttaaTTTTCGTTTCTTTATGAAAAGTATGgttacattattatttataataattatatgttttatatcCTTTGATAAAAAGTTCTTAGGTGTGATGCTACTGAGGAATTTACAGAATTCCATCTATCCAGGCTTAAAATTACTTAGAAAAATAGCTGTACCAATAATTCAACATTATCCCTCTTTATCTGGTAtgttaatattacaatttatgttaaacatactatattttattaacaatttcaTTAGCGGCggcttgaaaatatttatttaaaatttttattaaatttttttatattttattatcattagatcattcattatcgttatagaatttaataaaaaattctttataaaaatatatatatacaaaacatgtaaattacaaaaaaaatgatatacaataaatatatattggaGTATAAGACATCAGTAGTTATTTCTTAAATCTCACTTTATATAACATTAAcaataattgattttaataatagtttttcattaaaatttcatattgtTCTTACTTGATTTATTCaattatgtatatgtttttATACTTTTGCCTTTTAGAATTATATGATGAATGGTGCATATTAGAAAATccgtatttttatgtaaatgaTATGGATTGTTGGCCCTGTAGTGTTGTACATTTTGTACCTGATTTAAGTAGCCATCATATATCTAGATCTTTTAATCTTGGCATTCCTTATACaaaaacagaaaatttatctcaAGTTTATATGGAAGATATACAACAATTATTGTGGCAAAATCCAGGAGTATTTAAGAAAGATGCTATGAGAGTATTTTCTAACAATAAAACTTACAGGTATCATATATAAACAAAAATACTAAGGTGCCTTAAACAAAAGTTTGTAAATAAAAGCTTTAACATTTTAGAGATATTCAAGATATTATGGAAAAAAATATGGATTTAAATCGTtccaaaaatttaaataatcatattACATGGAGAATTAATAGCATGACAACAGGAAGAATTTTGAGAAAGTTATTTCCAAAACCTGTTGATACACCAAATTGGTGGGAACAAAGCACAGaaagatttattatttttgatgAACCAAACTCTCCACCTTACTCTTTAGTAAgatgttattttattaaaagctTTTGGTTTGCATGAAATATTGCTTCATAAAGAAcatcaatataataataaaattaattattgtgTAAATAGTAATATTCAAAATGTTTGTTGCAAGAAGCATTACAAAATAGctgtaatatttcaatatatgtctgctgtattattttaattgacAATAGATGTTAAAAATAATGTTATGTTGGAATTAAGCATATTGCTTGCAGAATAACTTCTTTAATAAATACTATTTCTAAAACTTTAGCCAAATCCTGAATGTAGTAATATAATGATAAGGTGTACAGCTGGTGCAAGATTGATAAAAATGATAGCAAGTCCAGAATGTAGTGCATCTTGCGAGTCCATCATAGTATTATTATCTGCTGGAAAAGCTTGTAAGTATCTTAATTTATAGTCAGTTAAAGAAGTTGATGAACatacgttttattatttaaactaTCTACTTTATTCTTGACAGTGTCTAACATTAACAGAAATGAGTGTccattaatttaaattaatgttTTGAATATTACATATATCATAATTGATACATTAAACAAGATACTTTCAAAAATTATGTTTCTCTTTTAGTATGGTACAACTGGTGGTACTGGCGACCAGTCAGCCTTCCAGCTTTGAATTCAACTAGTATTACCATTAGTTATATGACTTCGTTCTGCTGAATTACTctttcaattaaattaattttatataactaTGTTTCCACTACAAAAATTTTTCACTAGTATAATTGGTTTTATTGTTATCCCTTTCCctttaaacaattttctaaataaCTGCTTTTGTGAAAAACATACAACTGATTTTACATAAAACAATACATTAATATTTACGAAATAACAATCTAAATTTGTGCTCATTTTGTAAAgttgtaatttattaataaatgcatgatattacagtataaaaaatagaaaaaatatcaaCATATGGAATTGATACAAATTAAGTtacaattagaaaaaaaaaagaaaaagaaatctaattgtatttagAACTTTATATAACagtgtaataatattaaaaaaaaattttgtttattggaactgaattttttaaaaacaaCTTAGTTTGCTTTaagttttaaatattaaaataaagcacatatttctttaaataaataaatctgtTCAAAATTTCTTCCCTAAAGTTTAATCATATTTTTGTTGTAgtttttgtttaaataaaacagGTACTAATGATAATACAgcaaatatacataatattataaTGCTATTCCACGACCATGCGTCAGAAGATGAAGTTAAGTTTTGTAATGTCTGACCTGCTTGAATAGCAACAAAAGATGGTGGAGCAACTCCAAAAAATGTGCCTAAAGCAAATGGTACAAGAGGCACTCCAATTACAGGACTGGCTAAATTTATAAACCAATTTGGTAGTAATGGAGTTATTCGAAGAAATAGCATATAATTAAAGAGGTGGTCTTTGTGCTTCTTTACTGTTAACGTCCATTCCCTTGCTTTTTCtgggaaatatttaaaaagtaatcTACGTCCCAAAAGTGAAGAAAGAAAGTAGCAAAGTGATGCTCCTATTGCGCTGCAACTGCATACTAATAACAAAGCTAAAGGAAAGGGGAAAAGGAAACCAGAAAGGATTGAAAGGAAAATAGAACCTGGAATAGCAAAAGTTTGTAAGCTAAATCTATGTTAAGGGTTATcctataaaatatacttttaaacACTTATATGttaacatttaaaaataattgaatataacaTTATATATGAAAAGTAGAATGTTACttagataaatatgaaatagcatatttttaatagcatagtttatgaattattctgaaattaaaagatttaataTTGAAGGATACAAAacatatgtaataaataatccAGCAAGCACTTGAAAATAATAAAGATCTTTATATCGTCCGAGAAGTTTACCCAAACTTTTAGCTTCTTCAATATGTAATGGCAATTTCATGTACTGTCGCTCATCtctgtaatataataaattaaaatatttctttatataaaagtttattacaattttttcttaCTCAGTAAGTTCTGGAAAACTAGTATAAGCATAAAATAATGCCAATAACGAAGCAATGAAAATCACACCAACTGTTAAGGTTGCTTGCTTTGTCGATGCCTCCTTAGaggaatctgaaaatgtatttaAACTTTTATTAACACATCGTAAATCAAAATGTTTTGATCTCattaatttaaacatttaaacgTTAAGAAAACTAGTagtattaatttgaaaattatattgaATTTAAAGCGTTAAGGTCACTTAAGGTCATATTTATATTAACAAAGACATTTATgagtaaaatttaatataaaagtgtcatgtactaataatttaaaaataataaataataacttcCATTTGTTTCATGAATGTATGAAATTCAATTTTAAGGTTagaattttcttaattttattttcacattATTAAATATGGAATActatatcaata is from Bombus vancouverensis nearcticus chromosome 17, iyBomVanc1_principal, whole genome shotgun sequence and encodes:
- the ND-B22 gene encoding NADH dehydrogenase (ubiquinone) B22 subunit, with amino-acid sequence MAQLPSPFISHTRKVCSLYKRALRALEDQNIKRHEFRYNAVLLRQRFDKNRNIPDARIAKKLLLEGEEELFQNMHPDPSKFPNSPGGICHGRFVIPPDSVMDFWDPIEKARYPKYFAEREKLKVEYEKLYKKLYVDTPAETEKAKTNK
- the LOC117165963 gene encoding uncharacterized protein LOC117165963 isoform X2, with the translated sequence MVDLEVYKKQLKKIRQFARENDITENEINKALQNSFRTLEKKKKKVNFRFFMKSVMLLRNLQNSIYPGLKLLRKIAVPIIQHYPSLSELYDEWCILENPYFYVNDMDCWPCSVVHFVPDLSSHHISRSFNLGIPYTKTENLSQVYMEDIQQLLWQNPGVFKKDAMRVFSNNKTYRDIQDIMEKNMDLNRSKNLNNHITWRINSMTTGRILRKLFPKPVDTPNWWEQSTERFIIFDEPNSPPYSLPNPECSNIMIRCTAGARLIKMIASPECSASCESIIVLLSAGKALWYNWWYWRPVSLPALNSTSITISYMTSFC
- the LOC117165963 gene encoding uncharacterized protein LOC117165963 isoform X3 codes for the protein MVDLEVYKKQLKKIRQFARENDITENEINKALQNSFRTLEKKKKKVNFRFFMKSMVTLLFIIIICFISFDKKFLGVMLLRNLQNSIYPGLKLLRKIAVPIIQHYPSLSELYDEWCILENPYFYVNDMDCWPCSVVHFVPDLSSHHISRSFNLGIPYTKTENLSQVYMEDIQQLLWQNPGVFKKDAMRVFSNNKTYRDIQDIMEKNMDLNRSKNLNNHITWRINSMTTGRILRKLFPKPVDTPNWWEQSTERFIIFDEPNSPPYSLPNPECSNIMIRCTAGARLIKMIASPECSASCESIIVLLSAGKAFFV
- the LOC117165963 gene encoding uncharacterized protein LOC117165963 isoform X1 yields the protein MVDLEVYKKQLKKIRQFARENDITENEINKALQNSFRTLEKKKKKVNFRFFMKSMVTLLFIIIICFISFDKKFLGVMLLRNLQNSIYPGLKLLRKIAVPIIQHYPSLSELYDEWCILENPYFYVNDMDCWPCSVVHFVPDLSSHHISRSFNLGIPYTKTENLSQVYMEDIQQLLWQNPGVFKKDAMRVFSNNKTYRDIQDIMEKNMDLNRSKNLNNHITWRINSMTTGRILRKLFPKPVDTPNWWEQSTERFIIFDEPNSPPYSLPNPECSNIMIRCTAGARLIKMIASPECSASCESIIVLLSAGKALWYNWWYWRPVSLPALNSTSITISYMTSFC
- the stas gene encoding transmembrane protein stas, whose amino-acid sequence is MKTETKIKQSLDSSKEASTKQATLTVGVIFIASLLALFYAYTSFPELTEDERQYMKLPLHIEEAKSLGKLLGRYKDLYYFQVLAGLFITYVFLQTFAIPGSIFLSILSGFLFPFPLALLLVCSCSAIGASLCYFLSSLLGRRLLFKYFPEKAREWTLTVKKHKDHLFNYMLFLRITPLLPNWFINLASPVIGVPLVPFALGTFFGVAPPSFVAIQAGQTLQNLTSSSDAWSWNSIIILCIFAVLSLVPVLFKQKLQQKYD